GTTTCCCGGGCCGCGCCGCGCGGATGTGGAAATGATCGGTACGGGCGAGGAGCGGGTGGATCCGATCCTCGGGGATGTACTGCATGACGAAGTGCGAGTAGTCCAGCGTGACCGTGGCCTCCGGCGCACGCTCCAGCAGGGCCAGCGCCCTTTCCGGCGTGTCGACGACGGACTGGACGTGAGGTTCGAAGCGGACCGTGATGTCCCGCTCGCTGGCCAGATCGGTCAGGTCGTTCATGGCTTCGACGGCCGTGTCGAGATTCTCCTCGAAGGAGCGGCCCGGATGGTGCGTGCCCGGGCTGATCGTGAATCCCGGTATGCCGACGGCCTCGCAGAAGCGGATGATCCCCTCGAATGAAGTCCTGTTCCGCTTCCGCACCGCCGGGTCCGGGGCATTGAAGGACCGTTCTTCGAGGGATGCGCCGAACTGCGGAAAGAAATCGACGGCTTCCAGTTCGTATTTCGCCAGCATCCGGTTGAGGCGGTTCGCATGGCCCAGCGGATCCGCGCCCACTTCGTCAGGCTCCAGGCTGCATCGGCCCCGGTCGTGAAACCCGGCGATGTCTACGCCCTTGAAGCCGATGGCCCGGGCCAGCGCCAGCGTGCCCTCCAGGTCGAGATACTCGAAGGAATGGTTGCTAACGGTCAGGCGCATCGGCAACTCCCAGCAGGTTGTTCCAGCATTTCCACCGAATCTGGCGCTCCTTGTAGTGATCGCTTTGCCCGACGCCGATGGGGTTGCCGAAAGACAGGACGTTCTTTGGATCGTCCCGTTTCCCGCCCCAGGCGGTGGGCACGTTCATGGATTCGGGATCGTGGTTCCAGGTCGGCGCCCGGTTGTCCCGCACCCGCCTGAAAAGGAACTTGATCATGTGGCGTTTGATGGATGTTCGATTGGCCGCGGTACCGTGCCAGAGGTCATAGTGGGTCAGGGCGAAGGTCCCGGCCCTGACGACCATCGGCACCTGTCCATGGATGTTGGTGTAGGTGGCCATGCGGTCCGTGGGCGCGTTGCGGAACTGCGTGCCCGGGACGATGATCGTGGGTCCCATCTCCGGGGTGATGTCGGTGGGATAGAACAGCCCGAGCAGCCGGTCGATGCGGGTATCCCGGCTGTTGGTGCTGTCCTGGTGCCAGGACATGTGGCCGGTGTGCGGCTGCTTGCAGTGCCAGTGGCGGTGGCCCTGTACCTCGTAGTCCTCGCCGAGCAGGCTGACCAGGGCGCCTTTCACGGCGGGATGTTCGACCGCCTGCCAGAGCTCCGGCACCTCCTCCGCGATGGCGTCGCCGGGATTGTGGTCCAGTTCGTCCAGCCGGCCGGCGATGCGCTCGTTGAGTCCCTCGGAAAGATCGAGTTCGAGCAGGTGATAGCCGTTTACGATAAATCCGACCATCTCCATATCCGTGAGCAGATGGGATTTATCCATCCCGGACCTCCTCCAGTTTCTGCAAGATGAACTCGTATCCCACGACGTCCAGGTCCCGGTCGTCGATAGGCGCCTGGAGATGGGGAAACTGCACGATCTGCCACCCGTCGACGAGCGCGTCGTGCACGGTGTTGTAGGGCCAGTCGGGGACGTCCGCCGTGATTTCCACCCGGTAGTCCTTGACGGGTTCAATGGGGGTAAATCCCAGGATCTCGGAGAATACGCTGGGCGTCCGCGCGTGCAGGTACAGCAACCGCTGCCTTACGCCTGGGTTGGGGGTTGAAGACATGTTGGCCTGGACAGTAATGATAGTCGATCAGGTTTCGGGGTGCTCGACGTTGTAAAATGACGGATCCGGACGCCGCGTCCAAGGGAATAATGCGGCATGCTATTCGGTTGACAACGTAGGCGACAACGGGTCCATGTCGTAATTCACGTTCGTCCCCATCACCCACCCCTTCCCGCCGCCCAGGTGGCGAAGTATTCAGGCGCCCAGCGCCTGGCGACGTGGAAGTCGTGGCGCTGAGCGGCCGCCAGCGGCGGCGCCGTCTCCGCGTCGATCCAGGCCTCGATGCCGGCCAGTCCGCGGAATTCCAGGATCCAGGCGTAATCTCCGCGGTCGCTGGCTCCCAACGATTGGAAAACCTCGCCGTGGAAGAGGCCGTGGTCCCGGCTCACCTCCCGCATGCGTCGCCATCTCTCTTCGTCTTGCTCATCGGAATCGTACGCGTCCGCACCCCGGTGCCGGCCGCCGAAGGCCAGCAGGACGATCGACGAAGGATCGGCCGACAGGGCCGGTATGATGTGCGGATCGGCGTCGGGGGTCACCGGCGATTCGGCTTTGCGCGGCAACCAGTTAAGGCACTCCGGTTGCCAGCGGCGGGCGAGGGTATAGTCGTAGTGACCGTAGCGTCCGTATGGTGGTTCCGCCTCGGCCGACATCCAGGCCTCCGCGCCGGCGAGATCCGGAAATTCGATGGTCCAGAACCGCTCCCAGTTTCCACGGGGCCCCAGCAGCCGGTATCCGTGGATGCCGATCAGGCCGTGACGGTCGGCAACCGACAGCATAAGGTCGACGTGCCGGCGCTCGTAGTCGGTCCGCCGGGCCTCGTCCAGCTGATGCCATTCCGGCAGACGACCGCCGCGAAAGAGAATGATGACGTTTTCGCCTGGTCCGGTCACGAAAACCCTCCTCTCGGACAAGTTGGACTCATTGCCTGTTCAGGGCGCTCCTTCGGGCCGCCAGGCCCGATAGGGAGGAGCAGGCGGACCGTCCTCCCGGCACCAAGTCCAGGCGGAACAAGGTCCTGTCACAAACGGATATCGGAGAACGTTCCGGTATTCGGCAATC
The DNA window shown above is from Gemmatimonadota bacterium and carries:
- a CDS encoding sugar phosphate isomerase/epimerase — protein: MRLTVSNHSFEYLDLEGTLALARAIGFKGVDIAGFHDRGRCSLEPDEVGADPLGHANRLNRMLAKYELEAVDFFPQFGASLEERSFNAPDPAVRKRNRTSFEGIIRFCEAVGIPGFTISPGTHHPGRSFEENLDTAVEAMNDLTDLASERDITVRFEPHVQSVVDTPERALALLERAPEATVTLDYSHFVMQYIPEDRIHPLLARTDHFHIRAARPGKLQSRLDENTIDFVDIARRLEALDYRGCLSIEFVYMTWFDCNRVDCLTETIFTKDLMQPHVPV
- a CDS encoding phytanoyl-CoA dioxygenase family protein, with the protein product MDKSHLLTDMEMVGFIVNGYHLLELDLSEGLNERIAGRLDELDHNPGDAIAEEVPELWQAVEHPAVKGALVSLLGEDYEVQGHRHWHCKQPHTGHMSWHQDSTNSRDTRIDRLLGLFYPTDITPEMGPTIIVPGTQFRNAPTDRMATYTNIHGQVPMVVRAGTFALTHYDLWHGTAANRTSIKRHMIKFLFRRVRDNRAPTWNHDPESMNVPTAWGGKRDDPKNVLSFGNPIGVGQSDHYKERQIRWKCWNNLLGVADAPDR